The following is a genomic window from Halorhodospira halophila.
TCGGTGCGCCCGGGGCGCTTGCGCAGGCGCTCGGCGGCGATCACCGGCAGCTGGACCGGCTGCAAGGTGCCGGCCTCGCCCATCAGCCGGCGCAGGGCCGGCTGGACCAGCTGGTAGAACGTGCCCGCCGCCGAGACCGGATTGCCCGGCAGGCCGAAGAAGACCGACTGGCCGACGCGGCCGAAGGCCAGGGGCCGCCCCGGCCGCACGGCCACCCGCCAGAAGGCCACGTCGCCGGCGCAGTCGACGGCATCCTTGACCGTATCCGCCTCGCCCACCGAGACCCCGCCGGTGGTGATCACCGCATCGGCGTAGCAGCCGAGTTCGCTCAGGGCCGCCTTGAGCGCCCCCACGTCGTCGCCGATGACGCCGGCGTCCAGGGCCTCGACACCGAGCCGGCGCAGCGCGGCGCCGATCAGGTGGCGGTTGCTGTCGTGGATCTGCCCCGGCCCCGGGGTCTGGCCCGGGGCGCAGAGCTCATCGCCGGTGGAGAGGAAGGCAACCACCGGACGCCGGTGGACCGCCACCTCGACACAGCCCAGGGAGCCGAGCACCCCCACCTCCTGCGGTCGCAGGCGCCGTCCGGCGCCGAGCGCCACGCTGCCGGCGGCCAGGTCCTCGCCGGCACGGCGGATGTTGGTGCCGGCGGCGACCGGTCCGGGCACGACAACCTCCGCCCCCTCCATGCGCTCGACCTGCTCCTGCATGACCACGGCGTCGGCGCCGGGTGGCACCGGCGCGCCGGTCATGATGCGCACGCACTCACCGGCGGCCAGCGGCTGCTGGCGCGCCTGCCCGGCCAGCACGCAGCCCACCTCGCGCAGGGGCACCGCCCCCTCGCCGGGCACATCGACGCTGCGCACCGCATAGCCGTCCATGGCGGCATTGTCGGCCCCGGGCACATCCAGCGGGGCGTGGATGTTCTCCGCCAGCACGCGCCCCAGGGCATTACCCAGGGCGACCCGCTCCTGCCCGATCAGCGGGGCGACCTCGTCGAGGATGCGCCGCCGCGCCTCGGACAGGGGCAAGCCGCCAGCGTGGTGCCCCCCGGCCGCCGTCCCCTTCGCTTCACTCATCGAATCCGGTCTCCCTCCTGATGCCTGCACGCCTCACGACGGTTCATCCTCCTCCTCGGCGTCCAGCTCGGCCAGCTCCTCGACCACCTCGGAGGCACGATC
Proteins encoded in this region:
- the moeA gene encoding molybdopterin molybdotransferase MoeA, which translates into the protein MSEAKGTAAGGHHAGGLPLSEARRRILDEVAPLIGQERVALGNALGRVLAENIHAPLDVPGADNAAMDGYAVRSVDVPGEGAVPLREVGCVLAGQARQQPLAAGECVRIMTGAPVPPGADAVVMQEQVERMEGAEVVVPGPVAAGTNIRRAGEDLAAGSVALGAGRRLRPQEVGVLGSLGCVEVAVHRRPVVAFLSTGDELCAPGQTPGPGQIHDSNRHLIGAALRRLGVEALDAGVIGDDVGALKAALSELGCYADAVITTGGVSVGEADTVKDAVDCAGDVAFWRVAVRPGRPLAFGRVGQSVFFGLPGNPVSAAGTFYQLVQPALRRLMGEAGTLQPVQLPVIAAERLRKRPGRTEFQRGILEPGADGAVQVRSTGAQGSGMLTSLVHADCLIVLEAERGDVAAGETVQVQPLEGLQR